A genome region from Nocardia sp. NBC_00565 includes the following:
- a CDS encoding DUF6879 family protein, protein MRAVSGELAGEGIYAEYFRAAKVSAVHVEVQDSYQVPDEYEPLVRWRESRDIVETDGGRQWCALVAETAARGVTVARVRVVSVPHTEYTAWLLDACAPNAAAGEQIRYLPRHLATGHIPQDDYWLFDDERVAFNTVDETGDAVGLAVTTDPDIVAVAGAGWRRLWEQGINRADYRLEYAAQ, encoded by the coding sequence ATGCGCGCAGTGAGCGGCGAACTCGCTGGCGAAGGCATCTACGCCGAGTACTTCCGGGCAGCGAAGGTGTCTGCCGTGCATGTCGAAGTGCAGGATTCCTACCAGGTGCCGGACGAGTACGAACCGCTGGTGCGGTGGCGCGAATCCCGCGACATCGTCGAGACCGACGGCGGTCGCCAGTGGTGCGCCCTAGTCGCCGAAACAGCGGCGCGCGGCGTGACCGTGGCGCGGGTGCGAGTGGTGTCGGTGCCGCACACCGAGTACACCGCGTGGCTGCTCGATGCGTGCGCGCCGAATGCCGCAGCGGGCGAACAGATCCGGTATCTCCCCCGGCATCTCGCAACCGGCCACATCCCGCAGGACGACTACTGGCTGTTCGATGACGAACGAGTCGCGTTCAACACCGTCGACGAGACAGGCGACGCGGTCGGCCTCGCCGTCACCACGGATCCGGACATCGTCGCGGTAGCCGGTGCCGGGTGGCGTCGGCTGTGGGAGCAGGGCATCAACCGCGCCGACTACCGATTGGAATACGCGGCACAGTGA
- a CDS encoding pentapeptide repeat-containing protein has product MSDVEKVTAETAAGGSPDRGLVLRRSRSLLFGLVATTVGGGVAGFSAALLFGVQAGFSQPLATFLAGAGAVSAGLLAYLNGQHSRAQTEAHHKADMERERERHQEDSRHTKESALRDRYTAITAQIADDSAAIRQAGVYALTALADDWHAFGEDDERQVCINLLQWYLRVPFPEGNDPEKPDLSEREIRQTIVSILAQRRSRSADDPKSWKYTDISLHQVSLPNCHLVQFNLTGIHLYRANLSRADLSAANLADAKLTGANLTGAMLVITKMTDAMLARANLTTAEMYGVFLNGADLSGANLADARLLKADLIEADLTSAKLVGANLVGANLTGAKLVGANLTSADLTSANLTAANLTNAKLVDARLSRVTYNEFTQWPEGFTPPQPDA; this is encoded by the coding sequence GTGTCCGACGTGGAGAAAGTGACGGCCGAGACGGCCGCGGGTGGAAGTCCTGACCGTGGGCTGGTCTTGAGGCGAAGCCGATCGCTTTTGTTCGGCCTCGTCGCCACGACGGTCGGTGGTGGAGTGGCGGGGTTCAGTGCAGCCCTGTTGTTCGGAGTGCAGGCGGGGTTTTCGCAGCCGCTCGCGACGTTCCTTGCCGGTGCTGGCGCGGTTTCCGCTGGCCTCCTGGCCTATCTCAACGGTCAACACAGTCGCGCACAAACCGAAGCTCATCACAAGGCTGATATGGAACGCGAGCGCGAGCGCCACCAGGAAGACTCTCGTCACACGAAAGAGTCGGCCCTGCGTGACCGCTACACCGCCATTACCGCCCAGATCGCCGACGACTCTGCCGCCATCCGGCAAGCGGGTGTGTACGCGCTGACCGCGCTCGCCGACGACTGGCATGCCTTCGGCGAGGACGACGAACGACAAGTCTGCATCAACCTGCTCCAGTGGTATCTACGTGTTCCGTTTCCCGAAGGCAACGACCCTGAGAAACCGGATCTGTCCGAACGTGAAATTCGACAGACCATCGTCAGCATTCTTGCCCAACGTCGAAGTCGATCGGCCGACGACCCGAAATCCTGGAAATACACCGATATCAGCCTGCATCAGGTGTCTCTGCCCAATTGCCACCTCGTTCAGTTCAATCTCACCGGTATTCACCTGTACCGCGCGAACCTTTCCCGCGCGGATTTGTCGGCCGCGAACCTCGCCGACGCGAAGCTCACCGGGGCGAACCTCACCGGCGCAATGCTCGTCATTACAAAGATGACGGACGCGATGTTGGCACGCGCAAACCTGACCACAGCAGAAATGTATGGGGTGTTCCTGAATGGCGCAGACTTGTCCGGCGCGAACCTGGCCGATGCCCGCCTGCTTAAAGCGGACCTGATCGAGGCAGACCTGACCAGTGCGAAGCTGGTCGGCGCAAACCTGGTCGGCGCAAACCTGACCGGTGCGAAGCTGGTCGGCGCAAACCTGACCAGCGCAGACCTGACCAGCGCAAACCTGACCGCCGCGAACCTGACCAATGCGAAGCTGGTCGATGCTCGCTTGTCCAGAGTCACCTACAACGAGTTCACGCAGTGGCCGGAGGGGTTTACTCCACCACAACCCGATGCCTGA
- a CDS encoding helix-turn-helix domain-containing protein, translating into MSSSVGQARAALGARLRELRRDARLSGKQLAEACGWHPAKVSRIELGKQQPSEDDLLAWCRATNSPLVYDDLVATLRNLQSMYLEWRRVVASGRAHRQRQSLEIEGRAQYVRWFESWVVPGLLQTSEYAAAMLTTCRALVPGGRDDIAEAVAVRMSRQRVLRTGRRRFSFVIGEAALHQTVGSSEIMAEQRRALIEHAANPRVDLGIVPATVDASVGSHGFAIFDAERVMVETISAELTITRPSEIAIYTDAFAIMHGLARHGAGAVDLIAGIGV; encoded by the coding sequence GTGAGCAGCAGCGTCGGGCAGGCAAGGGCGGCTCTGGGGGCTCGCTTGCGCGAGCTTCGCAGGGACGCCCGCCTGTCCGGCAAGCAACTCGCCGAAGCGTGCGGGTGGCATCCCGCGAAGGTGTCCCGCATCGAACTGGGCAAGCAGCAACCCAGCGAAGACGACCTACTCGCCTGGTGCCGCGCCACCAATTCGCCTCTCGTCTATGACGACCTGGTCGCCACTCTCCGCAACCTGCAATCCATGTACCTCGAGTGGCGGCGCGTCGTGGCGTCCGGCCGCGCCCACCGACAGCGGCAATCCCTTGAGATCGAGGGCCGCGCCCAATACGTCAGGTGGTTTGAATCGTGGGTGGTGCCCGGTCTGCTCCAGACATCGGAGTATGCGGCAGCGATGCTCACGACCTGCCGTGCGCTCGTCCCTGGTGGCCGCGACGACATCGCTGAAGCGGTCGCCGTGCGGATGTCCCGACAGCGTGTGCTGCGCACGGGGCGACGCCGGTTCTCCTTCGTCATCGGCGAGGCTGCCTTGCATCAGACGGTTGGATCGTCGGAGATCATGGCCGAGCAGCGCCGCGCCCTGATCGAGCACGCAGCGAATCCGCGGGTCGACTTGGGGATCGTTCCGGCGACTGTTGATGCGTCGGTCGGCTCGCACGGGTTCGCGATCTTCGACGCTGAGCGCGTGATGGTCGAGACCATTTCAGCGGAGCTGACTATCACTCGCCCGTCGGAAATCGCGATCTACACGGATGCCTTCGCGATCATGCATGGCCTGGCCCGCCACGGTGCGGGGGCTGTGGATCTGATTGCGGGGATCGGCGTGTGA